A stretch of the Bradyrhizobium sp. CCBAU 53351 genome encodes the following:
- a CDS encoding disulfide bond formation protein B → MTTQSAAIPAFKPAAGGPALTASLLVTLIAAVTIAGAWFFQLVLEILPCPLCLEQRYAYYLVIPLGALAALAARSGAPRPLLLAGLAILALATLANAGLGTYHSGVEWGFWKGPTDCTGPVVNLGNAGDLFSRLDTVKVVRCDEVQWRFLGLSLAGYNVLISLLMAAIAAWGFVRTAQR, encoded by the coding sequence GTGACGACCCAGAGTGCCGCCATACCTGCATTCAAGCCGGCTGCCGGCGGCCCCGCGCTGACGGCCTCGCTGCTCGTCACGCTGATCGCGGCCGTGACCATCGCGGGCGCCTGGTTCTTCCAGCTCGTGCTGGAGATCCTGCCCTGTCCGCTCTGCCTCGAGCAGCGCTACGCCTATTACCTCGTGATTCCCCTCGGTGCGCTCGCGGCGCTTGCCGCGCGAAGCGGCGCGCCGCGGCCGCTGCTGCTGGCGGGGCTCGCAATCCTCGCGCTCGCGACGCTCGCCAATGCCGGGCTCGGCACCTACCATTCCGGCGTCGAATGGGGATTCTGGAAGGGGCCGACCGATTGCACGGGTCCCGTCGTCAACCTCGGCAACGCCGGCGATCTCTTTTCGCGGCTCGATACCGTGAAGGTGGTGCGCTGCGACGAGGTGCAATGGCGTTTCCTCGGTCTCTCGCTCGCCGGCTACAACGTGCTGATCTCGCTGTTGATGGCCGCGATCGCCGCGTGGGGATTTGTGCGGACGGCGCAGCGCTGA
- a CDS encoding AraC family transcriptional regulator, with protein MARIAAMSHDLKQAILRYTGEHKRAEGVTVTPVHGLYLVRHTAPSELEHTLAHPLVCLVLQGCKRVTTGRGVSSYAAGSTMIVTSSRPEATRISKASPAVPYLAIALDLDPTVVTDLITRAPEFHSSRAAPETSEELRDAFRRLVLLLDRPQPLAMLKDGLIREIHYWLLLGRQGAAIRNLGLSDSHAQRIARAVAMLRADHARPVQVERLAAAAGMSRSAFHQHFRAITSLSPLQFQKHLRLIEARRLILEGKTLSQVAFKVGYVSPSQFSREYTRMYGQPPSVDKKAASDQWRKHDAGEAVAARLG; from the coding sequence ATGGCCAGAATTGCCGCCATGTCGCACGATCTGAAGCAGGCCATCCTGCGCTACACCGGAGAGCACAAGCGAGCGGAGGGCGTCACCGTCACGCCCGTCCACGGCCTGTACCTGGTCAGGCACACGGCACCGAGCGAATTGGAGCACACCTTGGCGCACCCATTAGTGTGCCTGGTCTTGCAGGGTTGCAAGCGAGTGACCACGGGCAGGGGCGTGTCATCCTATGCTGCGGGGTCGACGATGATCGTCACGAGCAGCCGGCCGGAGGCGACTCGAATCAGCAAGGCGAGTCCCGCCGTTCCCTACCTGGCGATCGCACTGGACCTCGATCCCACCGTGGTCACGGATCTGATCACGAGGGCACCCGAATTCCATTCATCGCGAGCCGCGCCTGAGACAAGCGAGGAGCTGCGCGATGCCTTCCGTCGGCTGGTGCTGCTGTTGGATCGGCCACAACCACTCGCGATGCTGAAGGATGGTCTGATCCGGGAAATTCACTATTGGCTGCTGCTTGGCCGCCAGGGCGCCGCCATCCGCAACCTGGGTCTGTCCGACAGCCACGCGCAACGCATCGCACGCGCCGTGGCGATGCTGCGCGCCGACCACGCCCGGCCCGTGCAGGTCGAGCGCCTGGCGGCGGCGGCTGGCATGAGCCGCTCGGCGTTTCACCAGCATTTTCGTGCCATCACGTCGCTGTCGCCGCTGCAGTTTCAGAAACATCTCAGGTTGATCGAGGCGAGACGCTTGATTTTGGAGGGGAAGACCTTGAGCCAGGTGGCCTTCAAGGTGGGCTACGTCAGCCCCTCGCAGTTCAGCCGCGAATACACCCGCATGTACGGGCAGCCGCCCAGCGTGGACAAGAAGGCCGCATCTGACCAGTGGAGAAAACACGACGCTGGCGAGGCGGTCGCGGCGCGATTGGGCTGA
- a CDS encoding PsiF family protein, whose translation MTLASRLAAVALASLLVTGTAFAQTTAPAAKTDVKTDVKTEAAKATKERTAESIECSKQADAKGLKGKERKKFRRECKKEARSGTAAPAAPAADKK comes from the coding sequence ATGACCCTCGCCTCCCGCCTCGCCGCCGTCGCCCTCGCCTCCCTGCTCGTCACCGGCACCGCCTTCGCGCAGACCACCGCGCCGGCGGCCAAGACCGATGTGAAGACCGATGTGAAGACAGAGGCCGCGAAGGCGACGAAGGAGCGCACGGCCGAGTCGATCGAGTGCTCCAAGCAGGCGGACGCCAAGGGCCTGAAGGGCAAGGAGCGCAAGAAATTCCGTCGCGAGTGCAAGAAGGAAGCGAGGTCCGGCACCGCCGCGCCCGCCGCCCCTGCCGCCGACAAGAAGTAA
- a CDS encoding AbrB family transcriptional regulator, with protein sequence MKQITASLPFEWPSRAKLLSTAETLVVGTAGGLVFLFAGLPGGLISGSMIAVGIAAIAGRQLSLPPLLTQTVLVLLGISLGSVVSRHLLQQLSAYPLTIGLLALATFCSTFGSSYYLQRIHGWDRTSAFLAGSPGALSQITILAVERGADLPGIAVVQTMRVIILTAALPIVLALAGVAPSAAPSLTTSIIASPLDLVELAAASLVMALVLRLIRFPASWMFGAMIASSVLHGAGWVEGGLPDWVRGVALVGIGALIGSRFARMRIKTLAGHLSAALGSFTVAIAVSAIFVGIIALTTQVKFSDVVVAFAPGAMDAMLALALTLHIDPIFVGAHHLSRFVFVTIATPGIVHLFGRTQDDVDD encoded by the coding sequence GTGAAGCAGATCACCGCCTCCCTGCCGTTCGAATGGCCGAGCCGCGCCAAGCTCTTGAGCACGGCGGAGACGCTCGTCGTCGGCACCGCCGGAGGCCTGGTGTTTCTCTTCGCCGGGCTGCCGGGCGGGCTGATCTCGGGCTCGATGATCGCGGTCGGCATCGCTGCCATCGCCGGCCGCCAATTGTCGCTGCCGCCGCTCCTGACCCAGACCGTGCTGGTGCTGCTCGGGATTTCGCTGGGCTCGGTGGTCTCGCGCCATCTGCTGCAGCAGCTCAGTGCCTATCCCCTCACCATCGGGTTGCTTGCGCTCGCGACCTTCTGCTCGACCTTCGGCTCGAGCTACTACCTCCAGCGCATCCATGGCTGGGACCGCACCTCGGCCTTCCTGGCCGGCAGCCCCGGCGCCCTGTCGCAGATCACGATCCTGGCGGTCGAGCGGGGTGCCGACCTGCCGGGCATCGCGGTGGTGCAGACCATGCGCGTCATCATCCTTACCGCCGCGCTGCCGATCGTGCTCGCGCTCGCGGGCGTCGCCCCCTCCGCCGCGCCGTCGCTGACGACGTCGATCATTGCCTCGCCGCTCGACCTCGTGGAGCTGGCCGCGGCCTCACTTGTAATGGCGCTGGTCCTGCGGCTGATCAGGTTTCCGGCGAGTTGGATGTTCGGCGCCATGATCGCCTCCAGCGTGCTGCATGGCGCGGGCTGGGTCGAGGGCGGCCTGCCGGACTGGGTGCGCGGCGTCGCGCTGGTCGGGATCGGCGCCCTGATCGGCAGCCGTTTCGCGCGGATGCGGATCAAGACCCTTGCCGGTCACCTCAGCGCGGCGCTGGGCTCATTCACGGTCGCGATCGCCGTCTCCGCCATTTTCGTCGGCATCATTGCGCTTACCACGCAGGTCAAATTCTCCGACGTCGTGGTCGCCTTCGCGCCGGGCGCGATGGATGCCATGCTGGCGCTGGCGCTGACCTTGCACATCGACCCGATCTTCGTCGGCGCCCATCATTTGTCGCGTTTCGTGTTCGTGACGATCGCAACGCCAGGCATCGTGCACCTGTTCGGACGCACGCAAGACGACGTCGACGATTGA
- a CDS encoding ATP-binding protein has translation MSEVLAKAITKATTKATTTAPTRPRRQLIASRLVPYLLLQVLIVIVTILGLRLLQPSDPDDFAVSDFSAREDGLTRPVTLPHFTSSRYSLADPPFYAGAFSFRRDDAAAGWSVYLPRFSNAVEVAVNGVVVLDSRRDANANRPDRNTPEIAAIPASLLRDGSNEITVRLFVWGPLKGFLDTVYVGPDVALRPAYETRTLLFVTLPVVFSAWQSILAVILAIMWLMRRREPVYGVLATAMVLGVVQAFAPPPVPPAATSRLAAVLLASAPIESALVVMFGVLFFGWRWPRYGTLVFAPGIVVFVVGLIGGPPLPRILFLVLGIPTVGLCLFVMACVTATAVVRRQDAASFMIGCAVTIVLVCWIKDMLTVFEIVSNERIFVSRLSYSAMLVAIGAGLTWRFARALNQVDSFAGQLVTRVREAEERLKASFAREEERARAAALANERTRLMRDLHDGLGGQLVSIVALSERGHEGATITDAARAALKDLRLVIDSMDDIGGDLMLALGSWRERASAQLRPHDITLDWRVATPQGLPLHPELRPWHVIQIVRILDEAVTNAVKHAQARRIAVTIDTLDAGQGPYGVISVTDDGQGFAPNENNEAGRNGQTARGLRNMRSRAARCGAALDLSSDASGTRVRLQLPQRFPDSDAAAG, from the coding sequence GTGAGCGAGGTCCTGGCCAAGGCAATTACAAAGGCAACTACCAAGGCAACGACGACGGCACCGACGCGACCGCGGCGCCAGCTGATCGCCTCGCGCCTCGTGCCCTATCTGCTGCTCCAGGTCCTGATCGTCATCGTCACCATCCTCGGGCTGCGGCTGCTGCAGCCGAGCGACCCTGACGATTTCGCGGTGAGCGATTTTTCGGCGCGCGAAGACGGCCTGACTCGCCCCGTGACGCTGCCGCATTTCACGTCGTCGCGCTATTCCCTGGCCGACCCGCCGTTTTACGCCGGCGCCTTCTCTTTCCGGCGCGACGATGCAGCCGCGGGCTGGTCGGTGTACCTGCCACGCTTCAGCAACGCGGTGGAGGTTGCCGTCAACGGCGTCGTCGTGCTCGACTCCCGGCGCGATGCCAATGCCAACCGGCCCGACCGCAACACGCCTGAGATCGCAGCCATCCCCGCCTCGCTGCTGCGCGATGGCAGCAACGAGATCACGGTGCGGCTGTTCGTGTGGGGACCGCTCAAGGGCTTTCTCGACACCGTCTATGTCGGGCCGGATGTCGCCTTGCGCCCGGCCTATGAGACGCGCACCCTGCTGTTCGTCACCCTGCCGGTGGTGTTCTCGGCATGGCAGTCGATCCTGGCCGTCATCCTCGCGATCATGTGGCTGATGCGGCGCCGCGAGCCGGTTTATGGCGTGCTGGCGACCGCGATGGTGCTCGGCGTGGTGCAGGCGTTCGCGCCTCCGCCGGTGCCGCCGGCCGCCACGTCGCGGCTCGCCGCCGTGCTGCTGGCGTCCGCGCCGATCGAGAGCGCGCTGGTCGTGATGTTCGGCGTGCTGTTCTTCGGCTGGCGCTGGCCTCGCTACGGCACGCTGGTGTTCGCGCCGGGAATCGTCGTGTTCGTGGTCGGGCTGATCGGCGGCCCGCCGCTACCGCGCATCCTGTTTCTGGTGCTCGGCATCCCAACGGTCGGGCTTTGCCTTTTCGTGATGGCTTGCGTCACCGCGACCGCCGTGGTGCGGCGGCAGGATGCGGCAAGCTTCATGATCGGGTGCGCCGTGACCATCGTGCTGGTCTGCTGGATCAAGGACATGCTCACGGTGTTCGAGATCGTGAGCAACGAACGCATCTTCGTCTCCCGCCTGTCCTATTCGGCGATGCTGGTCGCGATCGGCGCCGGGCTGACCTGGCGCTTCGCCCGCGCCTTGAACCAGGTCGACAGCTTTGCCGGCCAGCTCGTGACGCGCGTGCGGGAGGCCGAGGAGCGGCTGAAGGCGAGCTTTGCCCGCGAGGAGGAGCGCGCACGCGCCGCCGCCCTTGCCAACGAGCGCACGCGCCTGATGCGCGACCTGCATGACGGCCTCGGCGGCCAGCTCGTCAGCATCGTCGCGCTCTCCGAGCGTGGCCATGAGGGCGCGACCATCACCGACGCTGCCCGTGCCGCGTTGAAGGATCTGCGTCTCGTCATCGATTCCATGGACGACATCGGCGGCGACCTGATGCTCGCCCTCGGCTCCTGGCGCGAACGCGCGAGCGCGCAATTGCGGCCGCACGACATCACGCTGGACTGGCGCGTGGCGACGCCGCAGGGACTGCCGCTGCATCCGGAACTGCGGCCATGGCACGTCATCCAGATCGTACGCATCCTCGACGAGGCCGTGACCAATGCGGTCAAGCACGCGCAGGCTCGCCGCATCGCGGTCACCATCGACACGCTCGACGCAGGCCAGGGGCCGTACGGCGTAATCAGCGTGACCGACGACGGCCAGGGCTTTGCACCGAACGAAAATAACGAGGCCGGACGCAACGGCCAGACCGCGCGCGGCCTGCGCAACATGAGAAGCCGCGCCGCGCGCTGCGGTGCGGCGCTCGATCTGAGTTCGGATGCCTCCGGCACGCGCGTGCGGCTGCAATTGCCGCAGCGTTTCCCCGACAGCGACGCAGCCGCGGGCTGA
- a CDS encoding response regulator transcription factor — protein sequence MTEQGETGEIITILLVEDDAPTCWRLQDALVKAGYEVRSAGTLGEARAALAGGAPRVLLTDLRLPDGHGIELIREMRQRFPDTEIMVISALGDEESVISAITVGATGYLLKDAFPTDIATTVRDLVAGHSPISASIARFIVRRTQGAAQNSAEPPPGPVLNTAKLTPREIDILWGIAKGFSYAEIASHLGLSKQTVPGHIKNIYRKLEVHTRSEAVFEAVQQGLIKL from the coding sequence ATGACCGAACAGGGCGAGACGGGTGAAATCATCACCATCCTCCTCGTCGAGGACGACGCACCGACCTGCTGGCGGCTCCAGGACGCGCTGGTCAAGGCCGGCTACGAGGTGCGAAGCGCCGGCACGCTCGGCGAAGCCCGTGCCGCGCTCGCCGGCGGCGCGCCCCGCGTGCTGCTGACCGATCTGCGGCTGCCCGACGGCCACGGCATCGAGCTGATCCGCGAGATGAGGCAGCGCTTCCCCGACACCGAGATCATGGTGATCTCGGCGCTCGGAGACGAGGAAAGCGTGATCTCCGCGATCACCGTCGGCGCCACCGGCTATCTGCTCAAGGACGCCTTCCCAACCGACATCGCCACCACCGTGCGCGATCTGGTCGCCGGCCATTCGCCGATCTCGGCCTCGATCGCCCGCTTCATCGTGCGCAGAACGCAAGGCGCCGCGCAGAACTCGGCAGAGCCGCCACCCGGGCCCGTGCTCAACACCGCGAAGCTGACGCCGCGCGAGATCGACATCCTCTGGGGCATCGCAAAAGGCTTCAGCTATGCCGAGATCGCGAGCCATCTCGGCCTGTCCAAGCAGACCGTGCCCGGCCATATCAAGAACATCTACCGCAAGCTCGAGGTGCACACGCGCAGCGAAGCGGTGTTCGAGGCGGTGCAGCAGGGCCTGATCAAGCTGTGA
- a CDS encoding DUF2147 domain-containing protein, whose product MNILLRFLLRIAITIVMLAFGGRAGAGAPADPSGTWLVEDGRARIRLERCGPSRDRLCGFIVWMKEPADKRGQPYRDTQNPDPDKRARMLLGHQLIMGLQATQEGRFAGDIYNAEDGKSYSVSVWRESGDRLKLKGCLIKFLCQTQTWQQTLDVLPGQLVGLTGDLNGPRADKEWAMVPAPRPIAAKAK is encoded by the coding sequence ATGAACATTCTCCTTCGCTTCCTGCTGCGCATTGCGATCACGATCGTGATGCTGGCGTTTGGCGGCCGAGCCGGCGCTGGTGCCCCGGCAGATCCGAGCGGCACATGGCTGGTCGAGGACGGCCGCGCCCGCATTCGCCTCGAGCGTTGCGGCCCCTCGCGCGACCGCCTCTGCGGCTTCATCGTCTGGATGAAGGAGCCGGCCGACAAGCGCGGCCAGCCCTATCGCGACACCCAGAATCCGGATCCGGACAAGCGCGCTCGTATGCTGCTCGGCCACCAGCTCATCATGGGCTTGCAGGCGACGCAGGAGGGTCGGTTTGCCGGCGACATCTATAATGCCGAGGACGGCAAATCCTATTCGGTCTCGGTGTGGCGCGAATCCGGCGATCGCCTCAAGTTGAAAGGCTGTCTCATCAAATTCCTGTGCCAGACCCAGACTTGGCAGCAGACCCTCGACGTGCTGCCCGGCCAGCTCGTCGGCCTGACCGGCGACCTCAATGGCCCGCGTGCCGACAAGGAGTGGGCGATGGTGCCGGCCCCGAGGCCGATAGCGGCGAAAGCGAAGTAG
- the irr gene encoding Fur family transcriptional regulator Irr, protein MDLQATNIPAVDDNGPDVAGLEPPPDAGVQHCLQLLGNAGLRPTRQRLALGHLLFLNGHRHVTAESLYEEAIAANADLSLATVYNTLNQFTEAGLLRRIAADGIKSFFDTDTSVHPHFYLEGEDMLVDVAEGLVFTGMPEALPGHEIARLDVIVHLRRKRT, encoded by the coding sequence ATGGACTTGCAGGCCACGAATATCCCGGCGGTTGACGACAACGGACCTGATGTCGCCGGCCTCGAGCCACCGCCGGATGCGGGCGTGCAGCACTGCCTGCAATTGCTCGGCAATGCCGGCCTGCGCCCGACGCGCCAGCGTCTCGCGCTCGGCCATTTGCTGTTCCTGAACGGCCATCGTCATGTCACCGCCGAGAGCCTCTATGAAGAGGCGATCGCGGCGAACGCCGATCTGTCGCTGGCGACCGTCTACAACACGCTGAACCAGTTCACCGAGGCCGGCCTGCTCCGCCGGATCGCCGCCGACGGCATCAAGTCGTTCTTCGACACCGACACCTCGGTGCATCCGCACTTCTATCTCGAAGGCGAGGACATGCTGGTCGACGTTGCCGAAGGCCTCGTCTTCACTGGGATGCCCGAGGCGCTTCCCGGCCACGAGATCGCCCGGCTCGACGTCATCGTCCATCTGCGCCGCAAGCGGACGTAG
- a CDS encoding winged helix-turn-helix domain-containing tetratricopeptide repeat protein — translation MRFCFENNVLDGDLRELTCGGAAVPLQPQVFDLLLYLVAQRARVVSKDDLISQIWSDRIISDSALNSRINAARKAISDDGATQRLIKTIPRKGFRFVGEVREEAAASIVPAEARLALPRAADRPAVAVLAFENMSGDPAQDYFGDGISEDILTALSKQRWFMVIARNSSFTYKGRAVHIRQIAEELGVRYVVEGSVRKVGSRVRITAQLNDANSGSHLWAERYDRELVDVFAVQDEITNAIAAAIEPQIHAAESFRAHCKGPASLDAWDLLMRALSHFWKVTRCDHEAARTLLERAIAIDPNYGQALSLLAANDMFGAHLGWSHLTAVAPVAEAAALAAVRCDHEDAWAHVALGSVYFSTRRLTDALSEFERALALNPNFSLAQGYYALALSYAGRPREAFEAAQRAIRLSPRDPSLAIYQGVAGYARFTERHYDEAIALAREAIRHRGDLTGAYRVLAVSAGMTGDGMLAEAALGELRRAQPGISLHWIATQLPWANDADRAHYLEGFRRAGLR, via the coding sequence GTGCGATTTTGCTTTGAAAACAACGTGCTCGACGGCGACCTGCGGGAGCTCACCTGCGGCGGGGCGGCCGTGCCGTTGCAGCCACAAGTATTCGATCTCTTGCTCTATCTCGTCGCACAACGTGCGCGTGTCGTCAGCAAGGATGACCTGATCAGCCAGATCTGGAGCGACCGGATCATCTCGGATTCGGCGCTGAACAGCCGGATCAACGCCGCACGCAAGGCGATCAGCGACGACGGCGCGACACAGCGGCTGATCAAGACCATTCCGCGCAAGGGCTTTCGCTTCGTCGGCGAAGTCCGGGAAGAAGCGGCAGCCTCGATCGTGCCGGCTGAAGCCAGGCTCGCTCTGCCGCGCGCGGCGGACCGCCCGGCGGTCGCGGTACTCGCCTTCGAGAACATGAGCGGCGACCCCGCACAGGATTATTTCGGCGACGGCATCAGCGAGGACATCCTCACCGCGCTGTCGAAGCAGCGCTGGTTCATGGTGATCGCGCGCAACTCGTCCTTCACCTACAAGGGACGCGCAGTCCACATCCGGCAGATCGCGGAGGAGCTCGGCGTCCGCTACGTGGTCGAAGGCAGCGTGCGCAAGGTGGGCAGCCGGGTCCGCATCACCGCACAGCTCAACGATGCCAATTCGGGCAGCCATCTGTGGGCCGAGCGCTATGACCGCGAGCTGGTCGACGTCTTCGCCGTCCAGGACGAGATCACCAACGCGATTGCCGCGGCGATCGAGCCGCAGATTCACGCGGCCGAGAGTTTTCGCGCCCACTGCAAGGGGCCCGCGAGCCTGGACGCGTGGGATCTCCTGATGCGGGCGCTGTCGCATTTTTGGAAGGTGACGAGGTGCGATCACGAGGCCGCGCGGACGCTGCTCGAACGCGCGATCGCGATCGATCCGAACTACGGACAGGCGCTGTCGCTGCTGGCGGCCAATGACATGTTCGGCGCGCATCTCGGCTGGTCCCATCTCACCGCGGTGGCCCCAGTGGCGGAAGCCGCCGCGCTGGCCGCGGTTCGCTGCGACCATGAGGATGCCTGGGCGCATGTCGCGCTTGGCAGCGTCTATTTCTCGACGCGCAGGCTTACGGACGCGCTGTCCGAATTCGAGCGGGCGCTCGCGCTCAATCCGAACTTCTCGCTGGCGCAGGGCTATTACGCGCTGGCGCTGTCCTATGCCGGTCGGCCGAGGGAGGCGTTCGAGGCCGCGCAGAGGGCGATCCGGCTGTCGCCGCGCGATCCCTCGCTGGCGATTTATCAGGGCGTCGCCGGCTATGCGCGCTTCACCGAACGCCATTACGACGAGGCCATCGCGCTCGCACGCGAGGCGATCCGCCATCGCGGCGATCTCACCGGCGCCTACCGCGTGCTCGCGGTCTCGGCCGGCATGACGGGCGACGGCATGCTCGCGGAGGCGGCGCTGGGCGAGTTGCGCCGGGCCCAGCCGGGCATCTCGCTGCACTGGATCGCGACGCAGCTGCCCTGGGCCAACGACGCCGATCGCGCGCACTATCTCGAAGGATTCAGGCGCGCGGGGTTGCGGTGA
- a CDS encoding putative quinol monooxygenase has product MTQLPSSQTSTSSPAPHKGVQVLGEQGPEGRKAFFIQIEARPGQEEAVVQMLRDIRACVEDEPATGPWFAVRFSQTSFGIFEAFPDLAGRQAHVEGGGGDIFRDVTRMNAILAEAASVHRVDVLLSKDTFSHFDPR; this is encoded by the coding sequence ATGACCCAATTGCCCTCATCGCAGACCTCGACCAGCTCGCCCGCTCCCCACAAGGGCGTGCAGGTGCTGGGAGAGCAAGGCCCTGAAGGCCGCAAGGCGTTCTTCATTCAGATCGAAGCCCGCCCTGGCCAGGAGGAGGCCGTCGTGCAGATGTTGCGCGACATTCGCGCATGCGTCGAAGACGAACCCGCAACCGGCCCCTGGTTCGCCGTTCGCTTTTCACAGACGAGCTTTGGCATCTTCGAAGCGTTTCCCGATCTGGCGGGGCGCCAGGCCCACGTGGAGGGCGGCGGCGGCGACATCTTTCGCGACGTGACGCGAATGAACGCCATCCTGGCCGAAGCGGCCAGCGTGCACCGTGTCGATGTCCTTCTGAGCAAGGATACGTTCTCTCATTTCGACCCGCGCTGA
- the mddA gene encoding methanethiol S-methyltransferase has translation MTQLDHQVHSIGPGVAGLRSFKIIAFLYGIAAYLVFFVTILYAIGFVTGLVVPKTIDKTIDIGTQSSTTEAVIINLLLMSIFAVQHSVMARQQFKAWWTQFVPKPVERSTYVLLASLSLLLLFWQWRPLPAVIWNVENQNLAVTLVTLSFAGWVLVFTSTYLINHFELFGLHQVTNHLIGKETPPPRFKTPLLYNFVRHPIYLGFIIAFWAAPTMTAGHLLFAAVTTLYIFVGIALEEHDLVALFGDEYRQYKQRVAMLIPWRRSH, from the coding sequence ATGACCCAACTCGATCATCAGGTTCATTCGATTGGCCCGGGGGTTGCGGGCTTGCGGAGTTTCAAAATCATCGCCTTTTTGTACGGAATTGCGGCGTATCTCGTTTTTTTCGTCACCATTCTCTACGCCATCGGCTTCGTCACGGGTCTGGTGGTGCCCAAGACGATCGACAAGACCATCGACATTGGAACCCAGAGTTCGACGACCGAGGCCGTCATCATCAACCTGCTCCTGATGTCGATCTTCGCCGTTCAGCACAGCGTGATGGCGCGGCAGCAATTCAAGGCGTGGTGGACGCAGTTCGTCCCCAAGCCGGTCGAGCGAAGCACCTATGTGCTGCTGGCGAGCCTGTCATTGCTTCTCCTGTTCTGGCAGTGGCGTCCGTTGCCTGCGGTCATATGGAACGTCGAGAATCAGAATCTTGCCGTGACCCTGGTCACGCTGTCCTTCGCGGGCTGGGTCCTGGTGTTCACCAGCACCTACCTGATCAATCATTTCGAATTGTTCGGATTGCATCAGGTGACCAACCACCTGATCGGGAAGGAGACGCCGCCGCCGCGCTTCAAGACGCCACTGCTCTACAATTTCGTCCGCCATCCGATCTATCTCGGTTTCATCATTGCGTTCTGGGCGGCGCCGACCATGACCGCGGGCCATCTGCTGTTCGCGGCCGTCACCACGCTCTACATCTTCGTCGGCATTGCGCTGGAGGAGCACGACCTCGTCGCGCTCTTCGGCGACGAGTACCGGCAGTACAAACAACGGGTAGCGATGCTTATTCCCTGGCGCCGGTCACACTAG
- a CDS encoding GFA family protein translates to MRHVGNCFCGAVTIEVTGAPEAMGYCHCRSCRSWSGGPVNAFSLWKPEAVRVSEGAENVETFAKTPLSQRQFCKKCGGHLMTNHPPLGLIDVFTATIPTLAFAPGVHVNYAETVLPMRDGLPKLKDFPAEFGGSGEMMQE, encoded by the coding sequence ATGAGACATGTCGGAAACTGCTTTTGTGGCGCCGTGACGATCGAGGTCACGGGTGCCCCGGAGGCGATGGGCTATTGCCATTGCCGCTCCTGCCGGTCGTGGTCGGGAGGCCCGGTCAACGCCTTCAGCCTCTGGAAACCCGAGGCGGTCCGCGTCAGCGAAGGCGCCGAGAATGTCGAGACCTTTGCCAAGACTCCGCTGAGCCAGCGCCAGTTTTGCAAGAAGTGCGGCGGTCATCTCATGACCAACCACCCGCCGCTCGGCCTCATCGACGTTTTCACCGCCACCATCCCGACACTCGCTTTCGCGCCCGGCGTTCACGTCAACTATGCCGAGACCGTGTTGCCGATGCGCGACGGCCTGCCCAAGTTGAAGGATTTTCCGGCCGAGTTCGGCGGCAGCGGCGAGATGATGCAGGAATAG
- a CDS encoding TetR/AcrR family transcriptional regulator, translated as MSDGRGDVWVEAGFAELARSGVEGVRVEVLAKNLGVTKGGFYRRFADRAALLEAMLQRWREGRAASIAQQTRLDGEEPRERLKAVIQLYSERLNPEAMAIELAIRQWARSDETAAAAVASVDAARLKHVAELYRATGLDAEAAEAQAFLFYCFIFGQSLLFVERGPRKRSQLVAKSAEKLLH; from the coding sequence ATGAGCGACGGCAGGGGCGACGTCTGGGTCGAGGCTGGGTTTGCCGAGCTCGCCCGCTCGGGGGTCGAGGGTGTCAGGGTCGAGGTGCTCGCCAAGAATCTCGGCGTCACCAAGGGCGGCTTCTACCGCCGCTTCGCCGACCGCGCAGCGCTGCTCGAGGCCATGCTGCAGCGCTGGCGCGAGGGCCGCGCCGCGTCGATCGCGCAGCAGACGCGCCTCGACGGCGAGGAGCCCCGCGAACGGCTGAAGGCGGTGATCCAGCTCTATTCGGAGCGGCTCAATCCGGAAGCCATGGCGATCGAGCTCGCGATCCGGCAATGGGCCCGCTCGGACGAGACCGCCGCGGCGGCCGTGGCAAGCGTCGATGCCGCGCGGCTCAAGCACGTGGCCGAGCTCTATCGCGCGACCGGGCTCGACGCCGAGGCGGCCGAGGCACAGGCCTTCCTGTTCTACTGCTTCATCTTCGGCCAGAGCCTGTTGTTCGTCGAGCGCGGCCCGCGCAAGCGATCGCAGCTGGTGGCGAAATCGGCCGAGAAGCTGCTGCACTAA